From the genome of Anopheles moucheti chromosome 3, idAnoMoucSN_F20_07, whole genome shotgun sequence, one region includes:
- the LOC128300276 gene encoding uncharacterized protein LOC128300276 — protein sequence MQTEMKILLFILSIGSALAIRCYQCSSQTDPKGIDNCGAYKAFNKTQNIAIECNSDESHMPGSFCMKVVHQSPKGFIWDGRWRQVIRQCASVSETGVTGVCNWGVYENGVYWEECYCVEDECNSAPQTKTTSIAILCLVSMLFVAKILS from the exons ATGCAAACTGAAATGAAAATTCTGCTTTTTATCCTTAGCATCGGATCGG CACTTGCTATCCGTTGCTACCAGTGCTCGTCGCAAACGGACCCGAAAGGAATCGATAACTGTGGTGCGTACAAAGCCTTCAACAAGACGCAAAACATTGCCATCGAGTGCAACAGTGACGAGTCGCACATGCCCGGATCCTTCTGCATGAAGGTAGTACACCAAAGTCCGAAGGGATTCATCT GGGATGGTCGATGGCGACAGGTGATTAGACAGTGCGCGTCCGTGTCGGAGACAGGTGTTACCGGTGTATGCAACTGGGGTGTATATGAGAATGGTGTGTACTGGGAAGAATGCTACTGCGTGGAGGATGAATGCAACAGTGCACCGCAGACTAAAACAACATCAATAGCCATTTTGTGCCTTGTTTCGATGCTGTTTGTTGCGAAAATTCTATCGTGA
- the LOC128300274 gene encoding uncharacterized protein LOC128300274 has product MMQSRAIYLVACGLVVLLSFGVQMGSAIKCWECRSDSDPKCADPFDNSTLSITDCRQVERKEHLPEAQATMCRKIRQKVNGEWRYFRSCAFMGEPGIEGDERFCLMRSGTYNIFMEYCTCNSKDGCNGASLRTPTILTVLGALLLVVSTAIGFHRV; this is encoded by the exons ATGATGCAGTCTCGAGCTATTTATTTGGTCGCATGCGGTTTGGTGGTGCTGCTTAGTTTCGGCGTCCAAATGG GTTCGGCCATCAAATGCTGGGAGTGTCGTTCAGATTCCGATCCGAAGTGTGCAGATCCTTTCGACAATAGCACACTTTCCATCACAGATTGTAGACAGGTGGAACGGAAGGAACATCTTCCCGAGGCGCAGGCGACAATGTGCCGCAAGATTCGACAGAAAGTGAACGGAGAGTGGCGTTACTTCCGTAGCTGTGCCTTTATGGGTGAACCCGGCATCGAGGGTGACGAGCGATTCTGCCTGATGCGTAGCGGTACCTACAACATCTTCATGGAGTACTGTACCTGTAACAGCAAGGATGGTTGCAACGGGGCGTCGTTGCGTACCCCAACCATACTCACGGTGCTAGGTGCGTTACTACTGGTCGTATCAACAGCGATCGGTTTCCATCGCGTTTAA
- the LOC128300273 gene encoding uncharacterized protein LOC128300273 produces MMANKFVSVLMVSSFLLVVSFETASALKCWRCSSDASTAAFCDDPFTQDIITEQQRRWSYVDCSYPPQVNYQFSQQNQQTRPVCKKMKQIINDRVVVSRSCAYEDVNTAPNSCLNAQTPSYIKTEYCETCLTDGCNGASQYGPAALMILISALVAKLLAW; encoded by the exons ATGATGGCCAACAAATTTGTGTCAGTGCTGATGGTTTCATCTTTCCTGCTGGTGGTTAGCTTCGAAACAG CCAGCGCCTTAAAATGCTGGCGCTGCTCATCGGACGCCTCAACGGCCGCCTTCTGCGACGATCCATTCACCCAGGACATCATTACGGAACAGCAGAGACGCTGGAGCTACGTGGACTGCAGCTATCCGCCCCAGGTCAACTACCAGTTCTCCCAGCAGAATCAACAAACTCGACCGGTCTGCaagaaaatgaagcaaatcA TTAACGATCGTGTCGTGGTGTCCCGTTCCTGCGCCTATGAGGATGTCAACACAGCGCCCAACTCCTGTCTGAACGCTCAAACACCGTCCTACATCAAGACCGAGTACTGCGAGACCTGTCTCACCGATGGATGCAACGGTGCATCCCAGTACGGACCGGCAGCACTGATGATTCTGATCAGTGCACTCGTAGCCAAACTGCTCGCCTGGTAA